GAGCACTTGCTGCTGGATGACGACGTGAAAACTAAGGTAAGCGGCGCGGTAGGTGGTCTGCGTGGATTATTATCTAAAACAATGGCTGCCGGTATTGCTACGCCTGCATTTGCGGCTTCATTAAGCTATTTTGATGCTTTCCGCAGTGGCCGTATGCCATCAAACTTAACCCAGGCTCAACGCGATTACTTTGGTGCGCATACTTATGAGCTGATTGGCAAAGAAGGCAAATTCCACACACAGTGGACCGCCAAATAATACCGTAACCCAACAGAAGAATTACAATGAACACACAAATAAAATCAGATCCTACGGTATTCGTCATTTTTGGCGGCACCGGCGATTTGAATATGCGCAAATTAGCCCCAGCGCTTTATAATCTGTACCTGGATGGATGGATGCCAAAACAGTTCAGCATCATAGGTACCGGTCGTACCAAATATACTGATGAGCAGTACCGTCAAACACTGCTGGATGGTATCAACCAGTTCTCACGCAGCGGTAAAGCCGATCCTGTAAAATGGAAAGCTTTCTCAGAGAGCGTTTACTACCAATCATCAGATGTTAAAGATCACGAGTCATACAAAGAGTTTGGTACCCGTATAGAGAAACACGCCGCAGATTGGAAAACCAAGCCAAACGTGATCTACTACATGGCCGTATCGCCAAACTTCTTCCCTATCATCGCCTCAAACCTGTCTAAAGCCAAGCTTACGCAGGATACCAAGCGTGTGCGCGTGGTGATAGAAAAGCCATTTGGTCATGACCTGGAATCGGCTAAAGAGCTGAACCAGTTGTTGGCTAATATCTTTGATGAGTGTCAGATCTACCGTATTGATCACTATCTGGGTAAAGAGACCGTGCAAAACATCATGGCGTTCCGCTTTGCTAACTCACTGTTTGAGCCACTGTGGAACCGCAATTATATAGAGCACGTACAGATCTCGGTTACTGAGCAGTTGGGTATGGGCGAGCGTGGTGATTACTACGATGGCTCTGGCGCCCTGCGCGATATGATCCAGAATCACCTGTTGCAATTACTTTGTCTGGTGGCTATGGAAACTCCAATTAACTGGGAAAGCGATGAAGTGCGTAACCGTAAGGTAGAAGTACTGCGCGCTATGCGTCCGTTTACTGCCGATGATGTGCGCAACTCTACAGTGCGAGGCCAATA
This region of Mucilaginibacter yixingensis genomic DNA includes:
- the zwf gene encoding glucose-6-phosphate dehydrogenase, which produces MNTQIKSDPTVFVIFGGTGDLNMRKLAPALYNLYLDGWMPKQFSIIGTGRTKYTDEQYRQTLLDGINQFSRSGKADPVKWKAFSESVYYQSSDVKDHESYKEFGTRIEKHAADWKTKPNVIYYMAVSPNFFPIIASNLSKAKLTQDTKRVRVVIEKPFGHDLESAKELNQLLANIFDECQIYRIDHYLGKETVQNIMAFRFANSLFEPLWNRNYIEHVQISVTEQLGMGERGDYYDGSGALRDMIQNHLLQLLCLVAMETPINWESDEVRNRKVEVLRAMRPFTADDVRNSTVRGQYAKGWMEGKEVPGYREEAKVDPQSNTETFAAIKFFVDNWRWQGVPFYLRTGKRLHQSASVITIQFRDVPHKVFPSETSESWAQNRLIISIQPEMSIRLQVQAKRPGLDMILNPVDMVFDYKGTYSNQTPEAYETLLLDTMMGDQTLFMRGDQVESAWELVMPILNTWQNKKSLSFPNYSADSWGPESAEALIARDGFHWFTLPLTSKK